A single region of the Thermotoga profunda AZM34c06 genome encodes:
- a CDS encoding DNA-directed RNA polymerase subunit beta': MAISTFKRKIASVRVGVASPETIRSWSSGEVKKPETINYRSFKPERDGLFCEKIFGPTKDYECVCGKYKGKKYEGTVCERCGVRVESKEARRKRMGHIELAAPVVHVWYLKSSPSVLSTLLNIPARDLENIIYHGSRRIIERTYIIVDPKKTQFAAADSLYETEYEIYRKALDFEAEIAVVVKNPKSPVISDIDGEVKIKTEKSNTGREITWIIVRNNQRVPVQLQPGMILLVKNDQLVEKDTPLVAQKQISPFYAPFDGTVEIDELASTMTIKPLATSKEQPVTITIPYCVKVLVKDGSKVKAADELLSAGTIQPIQSPSSGKVVFGKELNVRPMEDGTYEVLSAGTLYIEQVIQEKQYPIFEGALPYVNDGDTVKAGDYLADRFLFEDEVLSAHEYKIFEEHYPDQFTVEAEVENDRPIVAITEIDEELSEKTGLTIGSIITESEYEAYRELYPGKIEAHYGATAVKKLLEKIDLEKLRAHIESELSQLPKSSGRALKLLKRLKIVKDLIKSNVRPEWMVLEAVPVIPPELRPMIQIDGGRFATTDLNDLYRRVINRNNRLKRLLELNAPDIIIRNEKRMLQEAVDSLIYNGRIGKAVADRNGRALKSLTDLVKGKKGRFRRNLLGKRVDYSGRAVIVVGPELKIHQCGLPKKMAMELFRPFVLSKLLEEGGESSKAARKMKKAIIEKEMPEAWDILEEVIKGHPVLLNRAPTLHRMSIQAFEPKLIEGNAIQLHPLVCPPFNADFDGDQMAVHVPLSAAAQAEAKYLMLSRYNIISPAHGKPISMPGKDIIVGVYYLTAVGNDYKDVKPKEIKYRFGSTEEAVLAYSLGYVKLHTPVLAKVRTADGEKVIKTTIGRIILNEIIPPDLRDYERVFGKKEIKDVIYDTFKRHGIDATADLLDNMKDLGFHYATLSGLTISLKDLTISPKKNEIINQTRQRVEYIESQYNEGFLNFEERYREIIKAWNKATADVQVATYDALGENPFNPVYMMVNSGARGNTDQVKQLAGMRGLMADPSGRTIEIPIISNFREGLSSMEFFISTHGARKGAADTALRTSSAGYLTRRLVDVSQSIVITTTDCGTENGIKALQLVSDDLPVQKLKDFLFGRVLAKDVLNPLTGEVVKNPKTMKEYVRNTMLSDDDAEFLANYSVSVPVCVEQTLDLQSLHIPRCYTEIAEEVRVDGTYLEVGTELTWDVVRMARTAGKKSLKVKMYPVVGTISLQDLNDKKGERQLVVFQEEIDETTAKLLEENGISHIQVRPNIYVRSVLTCESEKGVCAMCYGMDLSNHRVVQVGEAVGIIAAQSIGEPGTQLTMRTFHTGGIATTADITQGLPRAEELFEARKKLKEPEGVFALEAGFVKDIKDVEGKQKIYIEDYLGGIHEYEVHDKTKVKVKVGQKVLPGMMLTTGTIRLRKLMDTLGVESTAMYLLKETQKVYVEQGVEIHNKHFEIIIKQMLGRVEVIDPGDTDYLPGQLLTISEAERINEEILKANANVQSNKNFVIGKILARKIVAKIGDQIEEIAAEGTELVEEAIEKAIQAGVKEVCIYEEGKPTFYQIAPKEPMRYRRRLLRITKASLEQKGWLSAASFQQTPQVLTEAAVEGSVDFLEGLKENVIVGQLIPAGTGLETFANIQIEETPRAAEAEKMA; the protein is encoded by the coding sequence ATGGCGATATCTACTTTTAAGAGAAAGATTGCATCGGTAAGAGTTGGCGTAGCTTCTCCGGAAACGATTAGAAGTTGGTCAAGCGGAGAGGTCAAGAAACCCGAGACGATTAACTACAGGTCATTCAAACCAGAGCGCGACGGACTATTTTGTGAAAAAATCTTTGGACCGACCAAAGATTATGAATGTGTTTGTGGAAAGTACAAAGGTAAAAAATACGAGGGAACTGTTTGTGAGAGATGCGGTGTGAGGGTGGAATCCAAGGAAGCTCGCAGAAAAAGGATGGGACACATAGAATTAGCGGCTCCTGTGGTTCATGTTTGGTATTTAAAAAGCAGCCCAAGTGTACTTTCTACTTTGTTGAATATACCCGCGCGAGACCTTGAAAATATCATATACCATGGCAGTAGAAGGATCATCGAGCGAACCTATATCATTGTGGATCCCAAAAAGACTCAGTTTGCTGCCGCAGACTCACTGTATGAAACAGAGTACGAGATTTACAGGAAAGCCTTGGATTTCGAGGCAGAGATAGCAGTTGTCGTTAAGAACCCAAAATCTCCAGTTATATCAGATATCGATGGTGAGGTAAAGATCAAAACCGAAAAAAGTAACACTGGAAGAGAAATCACATGGATAATCGTTCGAAACAACCAACGCGTTCCTGTTCAGCTTCAACCAGGGATGATTTTGCTGGTGAAGAACGATCAATTAGTAGAAAAGGACACTCCTTTGGTTGCTCAAAAGCAGATTTCACCATTTTATGCACCCTTTGATGGAACTGTTGAAATAGATGAGCTGGCTTCTACAATGACGATAAAACCACTCGCGACGAGTAAGGAGCAACCTGTCACTATAACTATTCCATATTGTGTCAAAGTGCTTGTAAAAGATGGTAGCAAAGTAAAGGCTGCTGATGAACTTTTGAGTGCTGGTACAATTCAACCTATTCAGAGTCCAAGCTCTGGTAAAGTAGTTTTCGGTAAGGAATTAAATGTTAGGCCAATGGAAGACGGTACTTACGAAGTCCTGTCGGCTGGTACATTATACATTGAACAAGTCATTCAAGAAAAGCAATACCCGATCTTTGAAGGTGCACTCCCATATGTTAACGATGGCGATACAGTTAAAGCCGGAGATTATTTGGCAGATAGATTCTTGTTTGAAGATGAAGTTTTGTCTGCCCACGAATACAAAATCTTTGAAGAACATTATCCCGATCAATTCACAGTTGAAGCGGAAGTCGAAAACGACAGACCCATAGTGGCCATTACAGAGATCGATGAAGAGCTCTCAGAGAAAACTGGTTTGACTATTGGTTCGATAATCACTGAGAGTGAATATGAAGCTTATCGAGAACTGTACCCTGGCAAAATAGAAGCCCATTATGGTGCAACAGCTGTAAAAAAGTTGCTCGAAAAGATTGATCTGGAAAAACTAAGAGCACATATCGAGTCGGAATTATCTCAGCTTCCAAAAAGTAGCGGAAGGGCGTTGAAATTATTAAAGAGATTGAAAATTGTGAAAGATTTGATCAAATCCAACGTAAGACCAGAATGGATGGTTTTGGAAGCTGTACCTGTTATTCCACCTGAGCTCAGACCAATGATTCAAATAGATGGTGGTAGATTCGCCACCACAGATTTGAACGATCTTTATCGAAGGGTTATAAACCGGAATAACAGGCTCAAGAGGTTATTAGAACTGAATGCACCAGATATCATCATAAGAAATGAAAAGAGAATGCTCCAAGAAGCCGTTGATAGTCTCATATACAACGGAAGAATTGGCAAGGCTGTTGCGGATAGAAATGGTAGAGCACTAAAATCATTGACAGATCTTGTTAAAGGCAAAAAAGGAAGATTTAGGCGAAATCTCTTAGGAAAGCGCGTAGATTATTCGGGTAGAGCTGTCATAGTCGTTGGACCTGAACTGAAAATACATCAATGTGGTCTTCCAAAAAAGATGGCTATGGAGTTGTTCAGACCATTCGTTTTGTCAAAACTCCTCGAAGAAGGTGGAGAGTCAAGCAAGGCAGCTCGTAAGATGAAAAAAGCAATCATAGAAAAAGAGATGCCAGAGGCATGGGATATACTTGAAGAGGTTATAAAAGGCCATCCGGTTTTACTTAATAGGGCACCTACACTTCACAGAATGTCTATTCAAGCCTTTGAACCTAAATTAATAGAAGGTAACGCCATTCAATTACATCCTCTTGTTTGTCCACCGTTCAATGCTGATTTTGATGGTGACCAGATGGCGGTACATGTACCACTCTCTGCGGCAGCACAAGCTGAAGCAAAATACCTGATGCTTTCAAGGTACAACATAATATCACCGGCACATGGGAAGCCTATATCGATGCCCGGAAAAGATATTATCGTTGGAGTATATTATTTAACAGCTGTAGGAAATGACTACAAAGATGTAAAACCCAAGGAAATAAAGTATCGTTTTGGATCAACCGAGGAAGCTGTGCTTGCTTATTCTCTTGGTTATGTTAAACTTCACACTCCAGTATTGGCTAAGGTAAGAACTGCCGATGGAGAAAAGGTGATCAAGACAACGATTGGCAGAATTATTCTCAATGAAATCATTCCACCAGACCTTAGAGATTATGAACGCGTTTTCGGTAAGAAAGAAATTAAAGATGTTATCTACGATACCTTTAAACGACACGGCATCGATGCCACTGCTGATTTACTTGATAATATGAAAGACCTTGGTTTCCACTATGCCACGCTGTCTGGACTTACGATTTCTCTAAAAGATTTAACAATATCACCGAAGAAGAATGAAATAATTAATCAAACCAGACAAAGGGTGGAATATATTGAAAGCCAATACAACGAAGGTTTTCTCAACTTTGAAGAAAGGTACAGAGAGATAATAAAAGCTTGGAACAAAGCCACGGCAGATGTCCAAGTTGCAACTTATGATGCTCTTGGTGAAAATCCTTTCAATCCTGTATACATGATGGTCAATTCAGGTGCGAGAGGTAATACCGACCAAGTTAAGCAACTTGCTGGAATGCGTGGTTTAATGGCAGATCCATCAGGTAGAACAATCGAAATACCAATTATTTCAAACTTCCGTGAAGGTTTAAGTAGTATGGAGTTCTTCATTTCGACACATGGTGCGAGAAAAGGTGCTGCAGATACAGCTCTAAGGACATCATCGGCAGGTTATCTAACACGTAGATTGGTTGATGTCTCTCAAAGTATTGTAATAACGACAACTGATTGTGGTACAGAAAATGGTATAAAAGCCCTTCAACTTGTAAGTGATGATCTGCCTGTGCAGAAATTGAAAGATTTCCTCTTTGGAAGAGTTTTGGCAAAGGATGTCCTTAATCCATTAACTGGAGAAGTCGTGAAAAACCCAAAGACCATGAAAGAGTATGTTAGAAATACTATGCTCTCTGACGATGATGCTGAATTCCTTGCAAATTATTCTGTGTCAGTGCCAGTTTGTGTTGAACAAACATTAGACTTACAGAGCCTGCACATACCTCGTTGTTATACCGAAATCGCAGAAGAAGTGAGAGTCGATGGTACTTACCTGGAAGTTGGAACAGAATTAACATGGGATGTTGTTAGAATGGCAAGAACTGCTGGTAAGAAATCGCTGAAGGTAAAAATGTACCCAGTAGTGGGAACTATTTCACTGCAAGATCTGAATGACAAAAAAGGAGAAAGACAGTTAGTTGTGTTCCAAGAAGAGATAGACGAAACGACTGCAAAATTACTTGAAGAAAATGGCATCAGCCATATTCAAGTGAGACCAAACATATACGTACGTTCTGTATTAACCTGTGAATCTGAAAAAGGTGTCTGTGCAATGTGCTATGGTATGGATCTGTCTAACCACAGGGTTGTGCAGGTAGGTGAGGCTGTAGGTATAATCGCAGCACAATCTATAGGTGAACCTGGGACACAGCTTACGATGAGAACATTCCATACAGGTGGTATAGCGACAACAGCAGATATAACACAGGGTCTACCAAGGGCAGAGGAATTGTTTGAGGCAAGGAAAAAACTCAAGGAACCAGAAGGTGTTTTCGCTTTAGAGGCTGGTTTTGTAAAAGACATAAAAGATGTGGAAGGTAAACAGAAGATCTATATTGAAGATTACCTTGGCGGTATACATGAATATGAAGTTCATGACAAAACAAAGGTCAAGGTCAAGGTTGGACAAAAAGTGTTGCCAGGTATGATGTTAACAACAGGAACTATAAGATTGAGAAAGTTGATGGACACACTTGGAGTTGAGTCAACGGCAATGTATTTACTCAAGGAAACACAAAAAGTTTATGTAGAGCAAGGTGTTGAGATACACAACAAGCATTTTGAGATCATTATAAAACAAATGCTTGGAAGAGTTGAAGTAATTGATCCTGGTGATACAGATTACTTACCTGGTCAACTCTTGACTATATCTGAAGCTGAAAGAATAAACGAAGAAATACTTAAGGCAAATGCGAACGTTCAGAGTAATAAGAATTTCGTAATCGGCAAGATTCTTGCAAGGAAAATAGTTGCAAAGATTGGCGATCAAATCGAGGAAATAGCGGCTGAAGGAACAGAATTGGTAGAGGAAGCAATTGAAAAAGCCATTCAAGCAGGGGTTAAAGAAGTCTGTATTTACGAAGAAGGCAAACCAACGTTCTATCAGATAGCACCAAAGGAACCTATGAGGTATAGAAGAAGACTCCTGAGAATAACGAAGGCTTCTTTGGAACAAAAAGGATGGCTCAGTGCAGCATCATTCCAACAGACACCGCAGGTTTTGACCGAAGCTGCAGTTGAAGGAA